The following is a genomic window from Brucella pseudogrignonensis.
CGATGGAGTATGGATGCGAAACGGTTGTTCATAATGCTAAACTTGGTGATATCCTTGGCAATGTCAAGTGCACAACTAACAGTGTGACCGAGTAACGGTGGTAATACCATAGTTTAATGGTATAAAGCGATGTTCCTTTTATGTTCACAAAACAGCATCCAGCTATGACCGATTCTCATGCCACAAATCACTCGGGGCAAGGTTTCTGCCGCGATTGCCTATCGCCGCAAAAATTTGCAACGACGCGACGTTGCAGTGCGTGCGGCAGTCCGCGGCTTGTGCGTCATGCAGAGCTTTACAAACTCACGCTCGCCCATGTTGATTGCGATGCTTTTTATGCTTCTGTGGAAAAGCGCGACAATCCAGATATTCGCGACAAACCAGTCATCATAGGAGGCGGTACGCGGGGCGTTGTTTCAACCGCTTGTTATATTGCACGCATTCATGGCGTGCGCTCCGCCATGCCGATGTTCAAAGCGCTGGAAGCTTGCCCTGACGCCGTGGTTGTTAAACCCAACATGGAAAAATACGCACGTGTAGGCCGTGAAGTTCGAAAATTGATGCATGAACTCACGCCGCTCGTCGAGCCCATCTCTATTGATGAGGCATTCCTTGATCTCGAAGGCACCGAACGCTTGCACCGTGCACCTGCAGCTTTGGTTCTTGCGCGCTTTGCCAAACGCGTGGAAGACGAAATTGGCATTACAATTTCGGTCGGACTTTCCTATTGTAAATACCTCGCCAAGGTCGCCTCTGATCTACAAAAACCACGTGGATTTTCTGTCATCGGAGAAGCCGAAGCAGTGGATTTTCTGCGCGATAAGCCTGTCAGCATGATTTGGGGCGTTGGAAAGTCGTTTAATGCGAAACTGGAAAGCGACGGCATTCGTACAATCGGCCAGTTGCAGACAATGGATGAAGGCTCGCTGATGAAGGCCTATGGCACGATGGGCCAGCGCCTTTTCAGACTCTCGCGCGGGCAAGACAGCCGTAAGGTCGAGCCAGAACATGACATGAAAAGCATTTCGGCAGAAACCACCTTCAACAAAGACCTCTCGCAGGCAAACGAT
Proteins encoded in this region:
- a CDS encoding DNA polymerase IV codes for the protein MTDSHATNHSGQGFCRDCLSPQKFATTRRCSACGSPRLVRHAELYKLTLAHVDCDAFYASVEKRDNPDIRDKPVIIGGGTRGVVSTACYIARIHGVRSAMPMFKALEACPDAVVVKPNMEKYARVGREVRKLMHELTPLVEPISIDEAFLDLEGTERLHRAPAALVLARFAKRVEDEIGITISVGLSYCKYLAKVASDLQKPRGFSVIGEAEAVDFLRDKPVSMIWGVGKSFNAKLESDGIRTIGQLQTMDEGSLMKAYGTMGQRLFRLSRGQDSRKVEPEHDMKSISAETTFNKDLSQANDLVPVLRALSEKVSHRLKTADIAGRTVILKLKTQDFKLRTRNRQLADPTQLADRIFRTGLQLLEKEIDGTKFRLLGIGVGELSADDRADPPDLVDTAATKRAVAEGAIDNLRNKFGRNAVETGYTFSKGNLARPQTPSDRDPDE